In Deltaproteobacteria bacterium, one genomic interval encodes:
- a CDS encoding dipeptidase — MDYQDIFAFVEARHTAYLDELLEFLRIPSVSTDPEHAADIHRAARWLSEQLEHLEHEVRLIETAGHPVVYGERLVDPSLPTLLIYGHYDVQPADPLDEWITAPFEPSLHQGFVYARGATDNKGQHFTYLKAVDAILRTRGELPLNTKFLLEGEEEIGSPHLANVLSDHRLELTPDAIAISDGSQFAPGMPAITYALRGLCYLQIDVQGPRFDLHSGSYGGVVANPIQVLCHLVAQLKRPDGSIAIPGFYDEVLPLAEWERQEMRELPFDEKAMLDYLGVHCFAGEDGYTVVERKAGRPTLDVNGIWGGFSGEGAKTIIPARAGAKVSMRLVPNQRAETINALFKDFVASLAPAGVEVKIEELHGSDPVLVSRDRPAVQAAKRAIEQGFSRAPLFIREGGSIPIVGLFHKILACEDILLLGWGRPDDGAHSPNERFSVADFQSGIRSAAALFFELAASLGSADS; from the coding sequence ATGGATTATCAAGACATTTTTGCCTTTGTCGAGGCCAGACATACTGCCTACCTCGACGAGCTTCTGGAGTTTTTACGCATTCCCAGCGTAAGCACTGATCCAGAGCATGCTGCTGATATCCACAGAGCTGCCAGGTGGCTCTCAGAACAGCTCGAGCACCTCGAACACGAGGTGCGCCTTATTGAAACTGCAGGACACCCTGTGGTCTACGGGGAACGTCTGGTGGACCCATCTCTGCCCACCCTGCTCATTTACGGCCACTACGATGTCCAGCCTGCTGATCCATTGGACGAGTGGATTACTGCACCTTTCGAGCCCAGTTTGCATCAGGGCTTCGTCTATGCTCGGGGCGCCACTGACAACAAGGGACAGCATTTCACCTATCTCAAGGCAGTGGATGCCATACTGCGCACCAGGGGCGAACTTCCCCTCAATACCAAGTTCCTGCTCGAAGGAGAAGAAGAGATCGGCAGCCCTCACCTGGCCAATGTTCTCTCTGATCACCGGCTGGAATTGACACCTGACGCCATTGCCATCTCTGACGGTTCTCAGTTTGCCCCTGGCATGCCGGCCATCACCTACGCCCTCAGGGGATTGTGCTATCTGCAGATAGACGTCCAGGGACCCCGTTTCGATCTTCACTCCGGCAGCTATGGCGGCGTGGTGGCAAACCCCATTCAGGTCCTCTGTCACCTCGTGGCGCAGCTCAAGAGACCAGACGGCAGCATAGCCATTCCTGGCTTTTATGACGAGGTCCTGCCATTGGCAGAATGGGAGCGTCAGGAAATGAGAGAGCTGCCCTTCGATGAAAAGGCTATGCTCGACTACCTGGGAGTGCACTGTTTCGCCGGCGAGGATGGCTATACTGTGGTAGAGCGCAAGGCAGGCCGGCCCACATTGGACGTGAACGGCATCTGGGGCGGCTTCAGCGGCGAAGGTGCCAAGACCATCATTCCTGCCAGGGCTGGGGCCAAAGTGAGCATGCGTCTGGTGCCGAATCAGCGTGCTGAAACCATAAATGCTCTCTTCAAGGACTTCGTGGCGTCACTTGCCCCAGCCGGGGTCGAGGTGAAAATAGAAGAACTTCACGGCTCCGACCCTGTGCTGGTCTCCCGCGATCGCCCGGCAGTGCAGGCCGCCAAAAGAGCCATTGAACAGGGTTTCTCCAGAGCCCCTCTTTTCATTCGGGAAGGGGGTTCAATTCCCATTGTGGGGCTCTTTCACAAGATACTGGCGTGTGAAGATATACTGCTTCTTGGCTGGGGACGTCCAGATGACGGCGCCCATTCACCCAA
- the pyrF gene encoding orotidine-5'-phosphate decarboxylase — translation MEAKDRLIFPLDVSTSDQALQLVSLLDQHVGVFKIGLELFVANGPKIVEQIAEATAAGIFLDLKLHDIPATVQGAIQHACRLKGVNFITVHCVPKLMEAAVSAASARVKILAVTVLTSLDTSDLLALGIRQDLAAEPVRLVVQKAAMAREAGCAGVVCAGHEAAAVKGNFADDLLVITPGIRPSWLGKVDDDQKRVVTALQAIRNGADYIVVGRPIRMAADPVRAAARVVREIEQGLSPDVP, via the coding sequence ATGGAAGCAAAGGACCGACTAATATTTCCTCTTGATGTTTCGACCAGTGACCAGGCTTTGCAGCTGGTTTCCTTGCTGGATCAACATGTGGGTGTCTTCAAGATAGGCCTGGAGCTTTTTGTGGCTAATGGGCCAAAGATCGTGGAACAGATCGCCGAGGCAACTGCTGCCGGGATCTTTCTTGATCTCAAGCTTCATGATATCCCCGCAACGGTTCAGGGAGCCATCCAGCATGCATGCCGCCTGAAGGGCGTAAACTTTATTACAGTCCATTGTGTCCCCAAGCTCATGGAGGCGGCGGTGAGTGCGGCCTCTGCCCGGGTAAAGATTCTGGCGGTCACCGTTCTCACCAGTCTCGACACATCTGATCTGCTGGCCCTTGGCATACGGCAGGACTTGGCGGCAGAGCCAGTGCGCCTGGTGGTGCAAAAGGCTGCTATGGCCAGAGAGGCTGGCTGCGCCGGCGTGGTCTGCGCAGGACATGAGGCTGCTGCAGTGAAAGGAAATTTTGCAGATGATTTGCTGGTGATTACCCCCGGAATCCGTCCCAGCTGGCTCGGCAAAGTAGATGATGACCAGAAGCGGGTGGTAACGGCCTTGCAGGCAATCAGGAACGGTGCTGATTATATAGTGGTGGGCCGCCCTATTCGCATGGCTGCAGATCCAGTGAGAGCGGCAGCGCGAGTGGTGCGAGAGATCGAGCAGGGTCTGAGCCCGGATGTGCCATGA
- the pyrE gene encoding orotate phosphoribosyltransferase: MKKRLLEIILEKSFKYAPEPIFKLVSGGTSNFYFNCKPTMLHPEGKELIGRLIFAKIKHLDVSAIGGLELGAVPISGAVSLISQLEGKPIRELIVRKEKKDHGIPATVEGEFTAADRVVVVDDVITTGGSTIKAIEAMQQVSLQVAKVVVLVDREEMNGRQNIERYCPDVEALITRSEVMALRQQQQRGES; this comes from the coding sequence ATGAAAAAAAGATTGCTGGAGATCATACTGGAGAAATCGTTCAAATATGCCCCAGAGCCAATTTTCAAACTGGTCTCAGGTGGTACGAGCAATTTTTACTTCAACTGCAAGCCCACCATGCTCCATCCAGAAGGAAAAGAACTCATCGGGCGTTTAATCTTCGCCAAAATCAAGCACCTGGACGTCTCCGCCATAGGAGGTTTGGAACTCGGAGCGGTGCCCATCTCCGGGGCGGTATCCCTCATCTCACAGCTGGAGGGCAAGCCCATCAGAGAACTCATCGTCCGCAAAGAGAAAAAGGATCATGGAATTCCTGCCACAGTGGAAGGAGAATTCACTGCAGCCGACAGGGTGGTGGTAGTGGACGATGTCATCACCACCGGCGGCTCCACTATAAAGGCAATCGAGGCCATGCAGCAGGTGTCGCTCCAGGTGGCAAAGGTCGTTGTCCTGGTAGACCGGGAGGAGATGAACGGTAGACAAAACATAGAAAGATACTGCCCTGATGTGGAAGCGCTGATAACACGTTCCGAGGTCATGGCCCTGCGGCAACAACAACAGAGGGGGGAAAGCTAA
- a CDS encoding nucleoside deaminase, whose product MAEAIAEARKGLAAGEVPVGAVVLSAEGRLVARAHNQPIGLLDPSAHAEILVLRRASQQLGNYRLPGCTLYVTLEPCVMCAGALILARSACIVYGAADSRGGALESVYQIGSDGLLNHRLQIISGVMAEESRALLQDFFRCRRKGGFEL is encoded by the coding sequence ATGGCAGAAGCCATTGCCGAAGCAAGAAAAGGCCTTGCGGCGGGTGAAGTGCCGGTAGGAGCGGTGGTGCTCAGCGCGGAGGGCCGACTGGTGGCTCGAGCTCATAATCAACCTATTGGTCTGCTTGACCCGAGTGCTCATGCCGAGATTCTGGTTCTGCGGAGGGCCTCACAGCAGCTGGGAAACTACAGGCTGCCGGGTTGTACGCTCTATGTAACCCTGGAGCCGTGCGTCATGTGCGCTGGAGCCCTGATTCTGGCAAGGTCGGCCTGCATAGTCTATGGGGCAGCCGACTCCAGAGGTGGAGCACTGGAGTCGGTGTACCAGATAGGCAGCGACGGTCTACTCAACCACCGCTTGCAAATAATCTCTGGGGTAATGGCAGAAGAGAGCCGGGCGCTGCTGCAGGATTTTTTCCGCTGCCGACGAAAAGGAGGTTTCGAACTATAA
- a CDS encoding MFS transporter, which translates to MSALTWVVILFSRMVLNLGVRVTYPFLPEIARGLDIPFHQAGLLVAGRHVAGLTAVLWGMLGERRGYVSGMQTGLLLLVVGSAIVWWNNSFVIVLGGFLLLGLAKTAYDPNVQAFVSERVPYSRRARALGILESAWSGSWFLGIPLCGILIAHLGWHGPFAFLCIASLLAVAGTRKSQQLTNSTSSSSSLQPEGGAEEENSTVREVYALVVLGVSLFMVFANENMVIVYGAWLEQTFHMEVEKLGFFSILVGLAELAGECTVVFFVDRIGKKRAILIGLALTGCSYILLPFCQGSVKLALTALVLLFYFFEFTIVSIFPYVSELVPSRRGSWLAYNYSLMVVGRLAGSMVGPYLWDLTQNISYLAVISVAAQVLAIALLLAARRRR; encoded by the coding sequence ATGTCCGCACTAACCTGGGTCGTCATTCTTTTCAGTCGGATGGTCCTCAACCTGGGGGTCAGGGTCACCTACCCCTTCTTGCCGGAAATCGCTCGCGGCCTGGACATTCCTTTTCATCAAGCCGGACTGCTGGTTGCGGGCCGTCATGTGGCAGGGCTTACAGCAGTGTTGTGGGGCATGCTCGGAGAACGGCGCGGCTATGTCTCCGGCATGCAGACAGGTCTACTGTTGCTGGTTGTCGGCAGTGCCATAGTGTGGTGGAACAACAGTTTCGTTATCGTGCTTGGCGGCTTTTTGCTGCTCGGCCTGGCCAAGACAGCCTACGATCCCAATGTGCAGGCCTTCGTCAGTGAAAGAGTCCCTTATTCCAGGAGGGCCCGAGCCCTTGGCATCCTGGAGTCGGCCTGGTCTGGCAGCTGGTTTCTTGGCATTCCTCTGTGCGGTATTCTCATTGCCCACCTGGGCTGGCATGGGCCCTTTGCCTTCCTTTGTATAGCATCTTTGCTTGCTGTGGCAGGCACCAGAAAAAGTCAACAGCTGACAAACAGCACGTCCTCTAGCAGTTCTTTGCAGCCTGAGGGGGGCGCGGAAGAGGAGAATTCCACTGTTCGAGAGGTCTATGCCCTAGTTGTTCTAGGGGTAAGTCTTTTCATGGTCTTTGCCAATGAGAATATGGTGATTGTTTATGGGGCCTGGCTGGAACAAACTTTTCACATGGAGGTGGAGAAACTCGGGTTCTTTTCCATTTTGGTGGGCCTGGCTGAACTGGCGGGTGAGTGCACCGTAGTATTCTTTGTGGACCGCATAGGAAAGAAGAGAGCCATATTGATTGGCCTTGCTCTTACGGGCTGCAGCTACATCCTGCTGCCGTTTTGCCAGGGCTCCGTGAAGTTGGCTCTGACGGCCCTGGTGCTGCTCTTCTATTTTTTTGAATTCACTATTGTGTCAATTTTTCCTTATGTGTCCGAACTGGTGCCCTCTAGACGCGGCAGCTGGCTGGCGTACAACTACAGCCTCATGGTGGTCGGTAGATTGGCAGGCTCCATGGTTGGCCCCTACCTGTGGGATCTTACTCAGAATATCTCTTATCTGGCCGTCATCTCCGTGGCAGCGCAGGTTCTAGCGATTGCGCTGCTGTTGGCAGCCCGCAGAAGGCGTTGA